A window of Amycolatopsis australiensis contains these coding sequences:
- a CDS encoding SDR family NAD(P)-dependent oxidoreductase — MREYLKKVTADLYRTRERLRDAEDREHEPIAVVGMSCRYPGGVRSPEDLWDLVAAGRDAISGFPVNRGWDLDALYDPDPDRAGKCYTRQGGFLHDADQFDPGFFGISPREAQTIDPQQRLLLETAWEAFERGGLDPASLRGSRTGVFAGVMYNDYATRLTGLPASLEGYVGNGSAASIASGRVAYTFGLEGPAITVDTACSSSLVALHWATQALRRGECSLALAGGVAVMSTPVTFIGFSRQRGLSPDGRCRSYADSADGTGWGEGAGFLLLERLSDAQRHGHPVLAVVRGSAVNSDGASSGLTAPNGPSQQRVIRAALADAGLSASDVDVVEGHGTGTTLGDPIEVQALLATYGRDRAGRPPLWLGSAKSNLGHTQAAAGVGGVIKMVMALRHERLPRTLHADVPTSKVDWDAGEVRLLQEAVAWPAGDRPRRAGVSSFGVSGTNAHTILEQAPAAEPVAEAPARPGPVPAVLSAKSAEALRAQATRLLSRVDGQRPADLAFSLATTRAAFEHRAVVLAETAEELRAGLTELAEGRAPAGETRPGKTAYVFAGQGAQQPGMGRQLSAAFPVFAAAFDEICAGFAAAGLPGLRELIDDGEALGRTEVTQPALFAVEVALHRLLVSWGLTPDFVVGHSIGELAAAHVAGVFDLPDACRLVAARARLMQSASGAGAMVSLRATEEAVRPLLGDGVSVAAVNGPEAVVVSGDAGAVEAIAAQFAESKRLRVSHAFHSPHMDPVLAGFRAVAETVSYAPPKIPVVSNVTGEPADVGSAEYWTRHIRAAVRFHDGLRWLAAHRVTRFVTPGPGGDTAAMAAECVPDALVVPVLRRGRPEARTFTEAVGRLHVAGFSPDWTAVFAGRGARAVDLPTYAFQRERHWLDGQRAAEPAGALYRVERVPVTGAGPARDAVGWHELDPAADVPPVVHFRCEASGDVLTAAHGLAAEALAALQAWLADDRYARAKLVFVLRDALPGAAVRGLVRSAQAEHPGRFVLADVAADADLATALSAVLATGEPEAAYAGGEVTVPRLAEPPEAEPGPGFGPDGTVLITGGAGSLGGALARHLVRAHGVRSLVLAGRRGPDSPGAPELQAELAAEGAEVRLAACDVTDREALAGLLGTIESLTAVVHAAGVLDDGVVAALTPDRLAAVLRPKLDAAWHLHELTAGLGLTAFVLFSSAAGVLGGAGQGNYAAANTFLDALAAHRRAHGLPGVSLAWGPWTPDGGMTGQLTGADVARMRHGGVRPLAARDALRLFDRAIAGSDAVVVPIDFAVDALDATRPLLGGLTGKREPRSGFAGVPPADRPAAALDLVRGQVAAVLGHASTAAVRPDRPFADLGFDSLTAVELRNALGRETGLTLPSTLVFDHPTPRALAEHLLGAAGPGPAENAAHDGDPIAIVAMSCRFPGGVSSPEQLWQLLADGRDVISPFPADRGWDLDTLYHPDPGHPGTCYTREGGFLDDVAGFDPEFFEVSPREAVAMDPQQRLLLETAWEAFERAGIDPVTLRGSRTGVFAGTNGQDYSSVLRDAPDDVAGHLGTGNAASVLSGRVSYTFGLEGPAVTVDTACSSSLVALHLAAQALRGGECSLALAGGVTVMSTPAGFVEFSRQRGLAEDGRCKAFAEAADGTGWSEGAGILLLERLSDARRHGRRVLAVLRGSAVNQDGASNGLTAPNGPAQQRVIRAALADAGLAPSEVDAVEAHGTGTRLGDPIEAQALLATYGQDRDRPLWLGAIKANLGHTQAAAGVAGVIKMVLALEHGTLPRTLHAGVPSARVDWTAGNVRLLAEAVAWPAGGRPRRAAVSAFGFSGTNAHAVLEEAPEHVLPESGADTPDTALWPLSGRSEAALAAQAAALLPVAEAGHGRHAVGAALAARTAFDHRAVVLAPDRDTALRNLRLLAEGGEGPGVVRGRVAGEGRSAFLFTGQGAQRPGMGLALREEFGVFAETFDAACALFDRELDVPLRRVIAEGGADLDRTCFTQPALFAVEVALFRLLESWGLAPDFVMGHSIGELAAAHVAGVLSLEDACTLVAARGRLMQALPAAGAMVALRATEAEVRPLLTASAGIAAVNGPASVVVSGAAEDVLGIAAHFEKQGRDTKRLRTSHAFHSPLMDPMLAGFGEVAAGLSYRDPVLGVVSNRTGRPATAAELRSPEHWVRHVRDAVRFADGVGWLASRGVTRFVELGPDAVLAAMVPDCVDGEVFVTATQRRTRPDVETVLTAVADAHVHGLSPDWSALVPAGQERPQLPTYPFQRRRFWPGTAAGRAGDVATAGLAASPHPFLGATAELAGAAGVLGTGRISLRTHPWLADHGIGGSVLFPGTAFVELAVDAGDRAGCTRIEELTLGAPLVLPAAGAVRLQVLTGAPDESGACPLTIHSRPEDAPADSAWTLHASGVLTAGVPARGEDFPEWPPPGAEPLETAGLYEELAGSGFGYGPVFRCLRQAWRAGEDVYAEVELPEDAAADGGAFGLHPALLDAVLHAAAFLPFPPAAHGRLPFSWRGVSLHAEGARGLRVRLTRTGEESLAMAVADSAGRAVATVDSLALREFSPEQLAGGPVRDALYRLSWPVHAEGPAGVPSWVLAPEAALDALTEVPDVVVVPFATRPVREAAHDALALVRTWLADDRFAAAKLALHTCGAVETEEGAGPVDPALAAVWGLVRSAQSEHPGRFVLVDSDGAGDLAETVATALATGENQIAVRGGAPRVARLTRESEALAVPAGNWRVDIADRGTLDGLTVVPCPGFAGPVAPGAVRIAVRAAGVNFRDVLNTLGMYPGPPTAPGLEGAGVVTAVGDGVTRFAAGDRVMGMFGGAFGPVAEVDERLLCPLPAGMTFAQGASVPVVFLTALYALTDLAGLRPGERVLVHAAAGGVGMAAVQIARQLGAEVYGTASTGKWATLRASGLPDDHIASSRTLDFEREFLAATGGDGVDVVLDSLAGDFVDASLRLLPRGGRFLEMGKTDVRDPQHVAAGHPGVAYQAFDLVEAGYDRIRELFDRLLAWFEAGVLTPLPVTAWDVRRAPAAFRHVSQAKHVGKVVLTVPAPLDPGGTVLVTGGTGGLGRVLARHLAAGGVRHLLLASRRGPAADGVDRLRAELAELGAQASVVACDAADRDALARLLADVPRQHPLTAVVHAAGVLDDGLVGSLTPDRLDTVLRPKVTAAVNLAELTRELDLSAFVLFSSAAGVLGAPGQAGYAAANAFLDALARQRRSAGLPALALAWGPWRPDGGMTAGLAEADVRRMARSGIPPLPAEQGLALFDAAVGSPDAVLVPMLVDARAWGPSDVPEQLRGLVRPGFRRRTADTGQGEAGLRERLAGMSGDDRRQALLDLVCAQAGAVLGHGGAVDPARVFKELGFDSLTAVELRNRLGAASGVRLPATLIFDYPTPAALAGFLGEELFPASGSEEDIRGVLASIPLARVREAGLLDALLKLAGRAPAPEPVPESGDDELGELEVDDLVRLALGAEEG; from the coding sequence CTGCGCGAGTACCTCAAGAAGGTCACCGCGGACCTGTACCGGACGCGCGAGCGGCTGCGCGACGCGGAAGACCGCGAGCACGAGCCGATCGCCGTCGTCGGGATGAGCTGCCGCTACCCCGGTGGCGTCCGCTCGCCGGAGGACCTCTGGGACCTCGTCGCCGCGGGCCGGGACGCGATCTCGGGCTTCCCCGTCAACCGCGGCTGGGACCTCGACGCGCTCTACGACCCCGACCCGGACCGCGCCGGCAAGTGCTACACCCGCCAGGGCGGGTTCCTGCACGACGCCGACCAGTTCGACCCCGGGTTCTTCGGCATTTCCCCGCGCGAGGCGCAGACGATCGACCCGCAGCAGCGGCTGCTGCTCGAAACGGCCTGGGAGGCGTTCGAGCGCGGCGGGCTCGACCCGGCGTCGCTGCGCGGCAGCCGGACCGGCGTGTTCGCCGGGGTGATGTACAACGACTACGCCACCCGCCTGACCGGCCTGCCCGCGAGCCTCGAAGGCTATGTCGGCAACGGGAGCGCGGCCAGCATCGCCTCCGGCCGGGTGGCCTACACCTTCGGGCTGGAAGGCCCGGCGATCACCGTCGACACGGCGTGCTCGTCGTCGCTGGTGGCGCTGCACTGGGCCACGCAGGCGCTGCGGCGCGGCGAGTGCTCGCTGGCGCTGGCCGGCGGGGTCGCGGTGATGTCGACACCGGTGACGTTCATCGGCTTCAGCAGGCAACGCGGCCTCTCGCCCGACGGCCGGTGCCGCTCGTACGCCGACTCCGCCGACGGCACGGGCTGGGGCGAAGGCGCCGGGTTCCTGCTGCTGGAACGGCTTTCCGACGCGCAGCGCCACGGTCATCCGGTGCTCGCGGTGGTGCGGGGCTCGGCCGTCAACTCCGACGGCGCCAGCAGCGGGCTCACCGCGCCGAACGGGCCTTCGCAGCAGCGGGTCATCCGGGCCGCGCTCGCCGACGCGGGCCTGTCGGCTTCGGACGTCGACGTCGTCGAGGGGCACGGCACCGGCACCACCCTCGGCGACCCGATCGAGGTGCAGGCGCTGCTGGCGACCTACGGCCGGGACCGGGCGGGCCGTCCGCCGCTGTGGCTGGGCTCGGCCAAGTCGAACCTCGGCCACACGCAGGCGGCGGCCGGTGTCGGCGGCGTCATCAAGATGGTCATGGCGCTGCGCCACGAGCGGCTGCCCCGCACGCTGCACGCCGACGTCCCCACGTCCAAAGTGGACTGGGACGCGGGCGAGGTGAGGCTGCTGCAGGAGGCCGTCGCCTGGCCCGCCGGCGACCGCCCGCGCCGTGCCGGGGTCTCGTCCTTCGGCGTGAGCGGGACCAACGCGCACACGATCCTCGAGCAGGCACCCGCGGCCGAACCCGTGGCCGAAGCGCCGGCGCGACCCGGGCCGGTACCGGCCGTGTTGTCGGCGAAGAGCGCGGAGGCACTGCGCGCGCAGGCCACCCGGCTGCTGTCCCGGGTGGACGGACAACGGCCCGCCGACCTCGCGTTCTCCCTCGCGACCACCCGCGCCGCGTTCGAGCACCGCGCGGTCGTGCTCGCCGAGACCGCCGAGGAGCTGCGGGCGGGGCTCACCGAGCTGGCCGAGGGACGGGCGCCGGCCGGTGAGACGCGTCCGGGCAAGACGGCGTACGTCTTCGCCGGCCAGGGCGCGCAACAGCCGGGCATGGGACGACAGCTGTCCGCCGCGTTCCCCGTGTTCGCGGCGGCCTTCGACGAAATCTGCGCGGGCTTCGCCGCCGCCGGGCTGCCCGGCCTGCGGGAACTGATCGACGACGGGGAAGCGCTCGGCCGCACCGAGGTGACGCAGCCCGCGCTGTTCGCCGTGGAGGTCGCGCTCCACCGGCTGCTCGTCTCCTGGGGCCTGACGCCGGACTTCGTCGTGGGCCACTCGATCGGCGAGCTGGCCGCCGCGCACGTCGCCGGGGTGTTCGACCTGCCGGACGCGTGCCGGCTGGTCGCCGCGCGAGCCCGGCTCATGCAGTCCGCGTCCGGCGCGGGCGCGATGGTTTCCCTGCGCGCCACCGAGGAAGCCGTCCGGCCGCTGCTGGGCGACGGGGTGTCGGTGGCGGCGGTCAACGGGCCCGAAGCCGTGGTCGTCTCCGGGGACGCCGGCGCCGTCGAGGCGATCGCCGCGCAGTTCGCCGAGTCGAAGCGGCTGCGCGTCAGCCACGCCTTCCATTCCCCACACATGGATCCGGTCCTCGCCGGGTTCCGTGCCGTCGCGGAGACGGTTTCGTATGCGCCGCCGAAGATCCCGGTCGTCTCCAACGTCACCGGCGAACCCGCCGACGTCGGCTCGGCGGAGTACTGGACGCGGCACATCCGGGCGGCCGTCCGGTTCCACGACGGCCTGCGGTGGCTCGCGGCGCACCGCGTCACCCGGTTCGTGACACCCGGTCCCGGCGGCGACACCGCCGCGATGGCCGCGGAATGCGTGCCGGACGCGCTGGTCGTCCCGGTGCTGCGGCGCGGCCGGCCCGAAGCCCGCACGTTCACCGAAGCCGTCGGCCGCCTGCACGTCGCCGGGTTCAGCCCGGACTGGACGGCCGTCTTCGCCGGTCGCGGCGCGCGGGCCGTCGACCTGCCGACGTACGCCTTCCAGCGCGAACGCCACTGGCTCGACGGGCAGCGGGCCGCCGAACCCGCCGGTGCGCTCTACCGCGTGGAGCGGGTTCCGGTGACCGGTGCCGGTCCGGCCCGGGACGCCGTCGGCTGGCACGAGCTGGACCCGGCCGCGGACGTCCCGCCGGTCGTCCACTTCCGCTGCGAGGCAAGCGGCGACGTCCTGACCGCCGCGCACGGCCTGGCGGCGGAAGCACTGGCCGCGTTGCAGGCGTGGCTGGCCGACGACCGCTACGCGCGGGCGAAGCTCGTCTTCGTCCTCCGGGACGCCCTGCCGGGCGCCGCGGTGCGGGGGCTCGTCCGGTCGGCGCAGGCCGAGCACCCCGGCCGGTTCGTCCTCGCGGACGTCGCCGCGGACGCCGATCTCGCCACGGCGTTGTCCGCGGTGCTGGCCACCGGCGAGCCGGAAGCCGCCTACGCGGGCGGCGAGGTCACCGTGCCCCGGCTCGCCGAGCCGCCCGAGGCCGAACCCGGCCCGGGCTTCGGCCCGGACGGCACCGTGCTGATCACCGGCGGCGCCGGGTCGCTGGGCGGGGCGCTGGCCCGGCACCTGGTCCGGGCGCACGGCGTCCGCAGCCTCGTGCTCGCCGGGCGGCGCGGCCCGGATTCCCCCGGTGCGCCGGAACTGCAAGCCGAACTGGCGGCCGAAGGCGCCGAAGTGCGGCTCGCCGCCTGCGACGTCACCGACCGGGAGGCGCTCGCCGGGCTGCTGGGCACGATCGAGTCCCTGACCGCGGTGGTCCACGCCGCCGGGGTACTGGACGACGGTGTCGTCGCCGCGCTCACCCCCGACCGGCTCGCCGCCGTCCTGCGGCCCAAGCTCGACGCGGCCTGGCACCTGCACGAGCTGACCGCGGGCCTCGGCCTGACCGCGTTCGTGCTGTTCTCCTCCGCCGCCGGCGTGCTCGGTGGCGCCGGGCAGGGCAACTACGCGGCGGCCAACACGTTCCTCGACGCGCTCGCCGCGCACCGGCGGGCGCACGGCCTGCCCGGGGTGTCCCTGGCCTGGGGACCGTGGACGCCGGACGGCGGCATGACCGGGCAGCTGACCGGCGCCGACGTCGCCCGCATGCGCCACGGCGGCGTCCGGCCGCTGGCGGCCCGCGACGCGCTGCGCCTGTTCGACCGCGCGATCGCCGGGAGCGACGCGGTGGTCGTGCCCATCGACTTCGCCGTCGACGCGCTGGACGCGACCCGGCCGCTGCTCGGCGGGCTGACCGGAAAGCGTGAACCCCGGTCCGGTTTCGCGGGGGTGCCGCCCGCCGACCGCCCGGCCGCCGCGCTCGACCTCGTCCGCGGCCAGGTCGCCGCCGTGCTCGGCCACGCGTCCACGGCGGCCGTGCGCCCGGACCGGCCCTTCGCCGACCTCGGCTTCGACTCGCTGACCGCGGTCGAGCTGCGCAACGCCCTCGGCCGCGAGACGGGCCTGACGCTGCCGTCGACGCTCGTGTTCGACCACCCGACGCCGCGCGCGCTCGCCGAGCACCTGCTCGGGGCGGCCGGCCCCGGCCCGGCCGAGAACGCGGCGCACGACGGCGACCCGATCGCGATCGTCGCCATGAGCTGCCGGTTCCCCGGCGGCGTCAGCTCGCCGGAGCAGCTGTGGCAGCTGCTGGCCGACGGCCGCGACGTCATCTCGCCGTTCCCCGCCGACCGCGGCTGGGACCTCGACACGCTCTACCACCCGGACCCCGGGCACCCGGGCACCTGCTACACGCGGGAAGGCGGCTTCCTCGACGACGTGGCCGGCTTCGACCCGGAGTTCTTCGAGGTTTCGCCGCGCGAGGCCGTCGCGATGGACCCGCAGCAGCGGCTGCTGCTGGAGACCGCGTGGGAGGCCTTCGAGCGCGCCGGGATCGACCCGGTGACGCTGCGGGGCAGCCGCACCGGCGTCTTCGCCGGGACCAACGGCCAGGACTACTCGTCCGTGCTGCGGGACGCGCCGGACGACGTCGCCGGGCACCTCGGCACCGGCAACGCGGCGAGCGTGCTGTCCGGCCGGGTCTCCTACACGTTCGGGCTGGAGGGCCCGGCGGTCACCGTCGACACGGCGTGCTCGTCGTCCCTCGTCGCGCTGCACCTCGCGGCGCAGGCGCTGCGCGGTGGCGAATGCTCGCTGGCGCTGGCCGGCGGGGTCACGGTGATGTCGACCCCGGCCGGGTTCGTCGAGTTCAGCAGGCAGCGCGGGCTGGCCGAGGACGGCCGCTGCAAGGCGTTCGCCGAGGCCGCCGACGGCACCGGCTGGTCCGAGGGCGCCGGGATCCTGCTGCTGGAACGGCTTTCCGACGCGCGGCGCCACGGCCGCCGGGTGCTGGCGGTGCTGCGCGGGTCGGCGGTGAACCAAGACGGGGCGAGCAACGGCCTCACCGCGCCGAACGGCCCGGCGCAGCAGCGGGTCATCCGCGCCGCGCTGGCCGACGCCGGGCTCGCACCGTCCGAAGTGGACGCCGTGGAGGCGCACGGCACCGGGACCCGGCTCGGCGACCCGATCGAGGCCCAGGCGCTGCTGGCCACCTACGGCCAGGACCGGGACCGGCCGCTGTGGCTCGGCGCGATCAAGGCGAACCTCGGCCACACCCAGGCCGCCGCCGGGGTCGCCGGCGTCATCAAGATGGTCCTCGCCCTCGAGCACGGGACGCTGCCGCGCACCCTGCACGCCGGCGTCCCGTCGGCGCGCGTCGACTGGACCGCCGGAAACGTCCGGCTGCTGGCCGAGGCCGTCGCGTGGCCCGCGGGCGGACGGCCGCGCCGGGCCGCGGTGTCCGCGTTCGGTTTCAGCGGGACCAACGCGCACGCCGTGCTGGAAGAGGCTCCGGAGCACGTGCTCCCGGAGTCCGGAGCGGACACTCCGGACACGGCGCTCTGGCCGCTGTCGGGACGGTCCGAAGCGGCGTTGGCCGCGCAGGCCGCCGCGCTGCTCCCGGTGGCCGAGGCCGGCCACGGGCGCCACGCCGTGGGTGCCGCGCTGGCCGCCCGGACGGCGTTCGACCACCGTGCCGTGGTGCTGGCGCCGGACCGGGACACCGCGCTGCGGAACCTGCGGCTGCTGGCCGAGGGCGGCGAAGGACCCGGCGTCGTGCGCGGCCGCGTGGCCGGCGAAGGCCGTTCCGCGTTCCTGTTCACCGGACAGGGCGCCCAGCGGCCGGGCATGGGACTCGCGCTGCGGGAGGAGTTCGGCGTGTTCGCCGAGACCTTCGACGCGGCCTGCGCGCTGTTCGACCGGGAGCTGGACGTCCCGCTGCGCCGGGTGATCGCCGAAGGCGGCGCGGACCTGGACCGGACCTGCTTCACCCAGCCGGCCCTGTTCGCGGTGGAGGTGGCGCTGTTCCGCCTGCTGGAGTCGTGGGGCCTGGCACCGGACTTCGTCATGGGCCACTCGATCGGCGAGCTGGCGGCGGCCCACGTCGCGGGCGTGCTGTCGCTCGAGGACGCCTGCACGCTGGTCGCCGCGCGCGGGCGGCTCATGCAGGCCCTGCCCGCGGCGGGGGCCATGGTGGCGCTGCGGGCGACGGAGGCGGAGGTCCGCCCGCTGCTCACGGCCTCGGCCGGGATCGCCGCGGTGAACGGCCCCGCCTCGGTCGTGGTGTCCGGGGCGGCCGAGGACGTCCTCGGCATCGCGGCGCACTTCGAAAAGCAGGGCCGCGACACCAAGCGGCTGCGCACCAGCCACGCGTTCCACTCGCCGCTGATGGACCCGATGCTCGCCGGGTTCGGCGAGGTCGCCGCCGGGCTGTCCTACCGGGACCCGGTGCTGGGCGTCGTCTCGAACCGCACCGGGCGCCCGGCCACCGCCGCCGAACTGCGCTCGCCCGAGCACTGGGTGCGGCACGTGCGCGACGCGGTCCGCTTCGCCGACGGGGTCGGCTGGCTGGCGTCCCGGGGCGTCACCCGGTTCGTCGAGCTGGGCCCGGACGCCGTGCTCGCGGCCATGGTCCCGGACTGCGTGGACGGCGAGGTGTTCGTGACCGCGACGCAGCGGCGCACCCGGCCGGACGTCGAAACCGTGCTCACGGCGGTGGCCGACGCCCACGTCCACGGGCTGTCCCCGGACTGGTCCGCGCTGGTCCCGGCCGGGCAGGAGCGGCCGCAGCTGCCGACGTACCCCTTCCAGCGCCGCCGGTTCTGGCCCGGTACGGCCGCGGGCCGGGCCGGCGACGTCGCCACCGCCGGGCTGGCCGCGAGCCCGCACCCGTTCCTCGGCGCGACGGCCGAGCTGGCCGGGGCCGCGGGTGTCCTCGGCACCGGGCGGATTTCCCTGCGCACCCACCCGTGGCTCGCCGACCACGGCATCGGCGGCTCGGTGCTCTTCCCCGGAACGGCGTTCGTCGAGCTGGCCGTCGACGCGGGGGACCGGGCGGGCTGCACGCGCATCGAGGAGCTGACGCTCGGCGCGCCGCTGGTGCTGCCCGCGGCCGGCGCCGTCCGGCTGCAGGTGCTGACCGGCGCGCCGGACGAGTCCGGGGCGTGCCCGCTGACCATCCACTCGCGACCCGAGGACGCGCCGGCCGACAGCGCCTGGACGTTGCACGCGAGCGGCGTGCTGACCGCCGGGGTCCCGGCGCGCGGCGAGGACTTCCCCGAGTGGCCGCCGCCGGGCGCGGAACCCCTGGAAACCGCGGGACTGTACGAGGAGCTCGCCGGCAGCGGGTTCGGTTACGGCCCGGTGTTCCGCTGCCTGCGGCAGGCCTGGCGGGCCGGCGAGGACGTGTACGCCGAGGTCGAGCTGCCGGAGGACGCGGCGGCCGACGGCGGCGCGTTCGGGCTGCACCCGGCGTTGCTCGACGCCGTCCTGCACGCGGCGGCGTTCCTGCCCTTCCCACCCGCCGCGCACGGCAGGCTGCCGTTCTCCTGGCGCGGGGTGTCCCTGCACGCCGAAGGCGCGCGCGGGCTGCGGGTGCGGCTGACCCGCACCGGCGAGGAGTCGCTCGCGATGGCCGTCGCCGACTCCGCCGGGCGCGCGGTGGCCACAGTGGACTCCCTGGCGCTGCGCGAGTTCTCGCCCGAGCAGCTCGCCGGCGGTCCGGTCCGGGACGCGCTCTACCGGCTGAGCTGGCCGGTCCATGCCGAGGGCCCGGCCGGCGTCCCGTCGTGGGTGCTCGCCCCGGAAGCCGCGCTGGACGCTCTCACCGAGGTGCCCGACGTGGTCGTCGTGCCCTTCGCGACCCGGCCGGTGCGGGAGGCGGCGCACGACGCGCTCGCTCTCGTGCGAACCTGGCTCGCCGACGACCGGTTCGCCGCGGCGAAACTCGCGCTGCACACCTGCGGCGCGGTCGAAACCGAGGAGGGTGCCGGGCCGGTCGACCCCGCGCTCGCCGCGGTGTGGGGCCTGGTGCGCTCGGCGCAGTCCGAGCACCCCGGCCGGTTCGTGCTGGTGGACTCCGACGGCGCCGGCGACCTCGCGGAGACCGTGGCGACGGCGCTCGCGACGGGCGAGAACCAGATCGCGGTCCGCGGCGGCGCGCCGAGGGTGGCCCGGCTGACCAGGGAATCCGAGGCTCTCGCCGTCCCGGCCGGAAACTGGCGGGTCGACATCGCCGACCGCGGCACCCTCGACGGGCTGACCGTGGTGCCGTGCCCCGGGTTCGCCGGACCGGTGGCGCCGGGCGCGGTGCGGATCGCCGTGCGGGCCGCCGGTGTCAACTTCCGGGACGTGCTCAACACGCTCGGCATGTACCCGGGCCCGCCCACCGCGCCGGGCCTGGAGGGCGCCGGGGTGGTCACCGCCGTCGGCGACGGCGTCACCCGCTTCGCGGCCGGCGACCGGGTGATGGGCATGTTCGGCGGCGCGTTCGGGCCGGTCGCCGAGGTCGACGAGCGCCTCCTCTGCCCGCTGCCCGCCGGGATGACGTTCGCCCAGGGCGCTTCGGTGCCGGTGGTGTTCCTGACCGCGCTCTACGCCCTGACCGACCTGGCCGGGCTGCGGCCCGGCGAACGCGTTCTCGTGCACGCGGCGGCCGGCGGCGTCGGCATGGCCGCGGTGCAGATCGCGCGGCAGCTCGGCGCCGAGGTGTACGGCACCGCGAGCACCGGCAAGTGGGCCACGCTGCGCGCGTCGGGTCTGCCCGACGACCACATCGCGTCGTCGCGGACGCTGGATTTCGAGCGCGAGTTCCTGGCCGCCACCGGCGGGGACGGCGTCGACGTCGTCCTCGATTCGCTCGCCGGGGACTTCGTGGACGCGTCCCTGCGGCTGCTGCCCCGCGGTGGCCGCTTCCTGGAGATGGGCAAGACCGACGTCCGGGACCCGCAGCACGTCGCGGCCGGCCACCCGGGCGTGGCGTACCAGGCCTTCGACCTCGTCGAGGCCGGGTACGACCGGATCCGCGAGCTGTTCGACCGGCTGCTGGCGTGGTTCGAGGCCGGGGTGCTGACGCCGCTGCCGGTCACCGCGTGGGACGTCCGGCGCGCGCCCGCGGCGTTCCGGCACGTCAGCCAGGCCAAGCACGTCGGCAAGGTCGTGCTGACCGTTCCCGCGCCGCTCGACCCCGGGGGCACCGTGCTGGTCACCGGCGGCACCGGCGGCCTCGGCCGCGTGCTGGCCCGCCACCTCGCCGCCGGCGGGGTGCGGCACCTGCTGCTGGCGAGCCGGCGCGGCCCGGCCGCGGACGGCGTCGACCGGCTGCGCGCCGAGCTGGCCGAGCTGGGCGCCCAAGCCTCGGTCGTGGCCTGCGACGCGGCCGACCGGGACGCGCTGGCGCGGCTGCTGGCGGACGTGCCGCGGCAGCACCCGCTGACCGCGGTGGTGCACGCGGCCGGGGTGCTCGACGACGGGCTGGTCGGCTCGCTCACGCCGGACCGGCTGGACACCGTGCTGCGGCCCAAGGTCACCGCGGCGGTCAACCTGGCCGAGCTGACGCGGGAGCTGGACCTGTCCGCCTTCGTGCTGTTCTCCTCGGCGGCCGGGGTGCTCGGCGCGCCGGGCCAGGCCGGCTACGCGGCCGCGAACGCGTTCCTCGACGCGCTGGCCCGGCAGCGGCGCTCGGCCGGGCTGCCCGCGCTGGCGCTGGCCTGGGGGCCGTGGCGGCCGGACGGCGGCATGACGGCCGGGCTGGCCGAGGCCGACGTCCGCCGCATGGCCCGCTCCGGCATCCCGCCGCTGCCCGCGGAGCAGGGGCTGGCCCTGTTCGACGCCGCGGTGGGCTCGCCCGACGCGGTGCTCGTGCCGATGCTCGTCGACGCGCGGGCCTGGGGCCCGTCGGACGTCCCGGAGCAGCTGCGCGGACTGGTCCGTCCCGGCTTCCGGCGGCGGACGGCCGACACCGGCCAGGGCGAAGCCGGTCTTCGGGAGCGGCTGGCGGGGATGTCCGGCGACGACCGGCGCCAGGCGCTGCTGGACCTGGTGTGCGCGCAGGCGGGCGCGGTGCTGGGCCACGGCGGCGCCGTCGACCCGGCGCGGGTGTTCAAGGAGCTGGGGTTCGACTCGCTGACCGCGGTGGAGCTGCGCAACCGGCTCGGCGCGGCGAGCGGTGTCCGGCTGCCCGCGACGCTGATCTTCGACTACCCGACACCGGCCGCGCTGGCCGGGTTCCTCGGCGAGGAGCTGTTCCCCGCGTCCGGGTCCGAAGAGGACATCCGCGGGGTGCTCGCGTCGATTCCGTTGGCGCGGGTGCGCGAAGCGGGCTTGCTCGACGCGCTGCTGAAGCTGGCCGGCCGCGCCCCGGCGCCGGAGCCGGTTCCCGAGTCCGGCGACGACGAGCTGGGCGAGCTGGAGGTCGACGACCTCGTGCGGCTGGCGCTCGGCGCCGAAGAGGGCTGA